CAAGACGCTGGCCGTGGTCGGCGAATCAGGTTGTGGCAAGTCGACACTGGCCAAACTGCTGACGCTGATCGAGCAGCCCACCGCAGGTCAGCTGATGCTGGATGGCAAGGATGTCAGCGGTGCCAGCAAGCAGGAGCTGGCGCAACTGCGGCAGAAAATCCAGATCATTTTCCAGAACCCTTATGGCTCGCTGAACCCGCGTCAGAAAATTGGTGCCATTCTGGAAGAACCACTGGTGATCAACACCTCACTGACCAAGGCTGAGCGCAAGGAAAAGGCGCTGGCCATCATGCGCAAGGTGGGCCTGAAGGAAGAACATTATCAGCGCTATCCGCACATGTTCTCCGGTGGCCAGCGTCAGCGTATCGCCATTGCCCGTGGCCTGATGCTCAACCCCAGTGTGGTGGTAGCTGACGAGCCCGTGTCGGCACTGGACGTGTCGGTTCAGGCACAGGTGCTGAACCTGATGATGGATCTGCAGGATGAACTGGGCCTCAGCTATATCTTCATCTCTCACGATCTGTCAGTGGTGGAGCATATTGCTGATGAAGTGATGGTGATGTATCTGGGCAAGGTCGTGGAGAAAGGGCCAACAGCGACGATCTTTGATGATCCGCGCCATCCATATACCCGCGCTCTGCTGTCATCTACCCCACGACTGGACCCGAGCAAGCGGATTGAGAAGGTGAAACTGCTGGGCGAACTGCCTTCACCGTTGAATCCGCCCGCTGGCTGTCCTTTCCATGGCCGCTGCCAGTTCGTGCAGGATCGTTGCAAGAGCGAGGTACCGCCGCTGCAAAGCCTGCAAGGTCGTCTGATTGCATGCCATGGCGTGGAGGAAGGCCGACTCTAGCCTCAGAGACTCAGCCAGTAGTAAGCAAAAGCCGGGAATCTTCCCGGCTTTTGTGTTTTTACCCAGTCACTCATCAAAAAATTCGTTGGTTTACATTGTACAAAGGGCACTGAGCAGCGCAGCACGAAATTCATCGGGCGCCGACAACTGCGGTGAATGGTCCGCCTCGGCGAAAACGGTTG
This genomic interval from Pokkaliibacter sp. MBI-7 contains the following:
- a CDS encoding peptide ABC transporter ATP-binding protein, with translation MSEPILLEARDLKRHYDVRQGPFKPHATVKALDGVSFRVERGKTLAVVGESGCGKSTLAKLLTLIEQPTAGQLMLDGKDVSGASKQELAQLRQKIQIIFQNPYGSLNPRQKIGAILEEPLVINTSLTKAERKEKALAIMRKVGLKEEHYQRYPHMFSGGQRQRIAIARGLMLNPSVVVADEPVSALDVSVQAQVLNLMMDLQDELGLSYIFISHDLSVVEHIADEVMVMYLGKVVEKGPTATIFDDPRHPYTRALLSSTPRLDPSKRIEKVKLLGELPSPLNPPAGCPFHGRCQFVQDRCKSEVPPLQSLQGRLIACHGVEEGRL